TCAACCCGCTCAAAGGCATCAAGTTCAGAATGCAGCCATGCGCAGCGAATGCCTTCTTCCTGAAAATAAGACGACAGATCCTCCGCCAGCCGCTTGGTCAGGGTCGTTACCAGCACACGCTCATTTACCTCCACCCGCTTGAGAATTTCTTCCTTCAGATGAGGCACCTGACCGCGAGCCGGGACAATGCGTATCGCTGGATCAATCAGCCCCGTGGGTCGAATGACCTGTTCAACGACTTCCCCTTCAACGCGCTGCAGTTCCCAGTCGCCTGGTGTCGCGGAAACGAAAACAGTCTGCTTACGGCGTTCGTTCCACTCTTCGAAGGTGAGAGGCCGGTTATCGAGAGCCATTGGCAACCGGAATCCATGGTCGACCAGGTTTGTCTTACGCGAACGATCCCCGGCAAACATGGCTCGAATCTGAGAGACTGTTACGTGCGATTCATCTACGAATAACAGGAAATCATCAGGAAAGAAGTCCAGTAGCGTATCCGGTGGGGAACCTGGTTTTCTGCCCGCCAGAGCACGACTGTAATTCTCGATACCCGGGCAAAAGCCAACCTCTTCCAGCAGTTCCATGTCGTAGCGGGTCCGGGCACTGAGCCGCTGAGATTCCAGCAGCTTCCCTTCGCTCTGTAATACCTGCAGCCGCTCATCCAATTCTGTCTGAATCTCTGTAATCGCTGATTCAATCCGTTCCTGCGGGAGAACAAAGTGCTTGGCAGGGTAAATGTAGGCTTCCTTGACCGTTCGTAATACCTCGCCCGTCAAAGGATCAATGACCGCCAGGTTTTCGATTTCGTCTCCCCAGAACTCGATCCGGTAGGCAAACTCTTCATATGCGGGCCAGCATTCAACTACGTCTCCACGTACGCGAAACCGGGCTCGCGCCAGTTCAACGTTGTTGCGATCATACTGGATATCTACCAGTCTGCGGAGCATATCATCACGGTCAATCTCCTCTCCCACACGCAGAGGAATCATCATCTCCAGGTAGTCTTTAGGTGAACCTAAACCATAGATACAACTCACGCTGGCCACCACGATCACGTCCCGCCGACTGACGAGGGCACTGGTCGCCAGAAGCCGGAGTCGATCAATTTCATCATTGATCGAAGCGTCTTTTTCAATATAAATATCGCGCTGGGGAATATAGGCTTCCGGCTGATAGTAGTCGTAATAACTTACGAAATAGGTGACTGCATTATTCGGAAAGAACTCTTTGAATTCAGAATACAATTGCGCTGCCAGAGTTTTATTGTGTGACAGTATCAGAGCAGGGCGTCCCAGTTCTGCGATCACATTGGCCATCGTGAACGTTTTACCGGATCCGGTCACCCCCAGCAGAACCTGGTCAGACTTGCCTTCTTTGATGCCTTTCACCAGTCCATCGATGGCACGGGGCTGATCCCCCGAAGGTTGAAAGTCACTCTGTAACTGAAACACGGACATGGTTGCTCTACTCTCTGCGTCTGGTCAGCGCACCGGTTCACCTCTGACCGGAACGGGGAAATGAATATCTTCTATGTCAGATATTGTAGAGCATCCTGGTGTCGCGAATAAAGGGAGCCACTGATTCCCGGCAGAGAACTAATAATCCCAGCCCGGACACCTGAAAAATGACTATGCTTCCGGATGGAGTGATTCCGGATCGGTGTCGTCACTTAGCCCCACCTCTGGTTGATCGCTCACAGCAGATTCGTCCTCAGGAGCAGCATCCAAAGCAACTTGATCAGGCTCAGTCTCGCCCGACTCGGGAAGTGCCTCTACTTCTACCTGAGCTGTTTGCACCATCTCGGGAGCATTTGTTTCGACACTGGCAACTTCCTCTTCCGCATGCTCAGTTACCGACGCGTCAGTAGTCTCCGCTATCGGAGCGCTGTCTGAGTCTTGCGTTTCAGGCAAGGGAGCCATAATCCAGATTTCGCCGTAATCTTCCGGCTGATCTGCCCGGAAATGATGATGACGAAGCAGTTCCAATATCGCCAGAAAGATCCCGGTGATCCGACTGCGCAGTTTTTCGCCTTCAAAGAATGCACTGAAGGCGAGTTTCCCTTCCTGACGCACGCGGGCTCCGATTCGCTCTACATATGTGGAGATTGGCGTGTCGTCATAAGTGATGCTCGACTCCTCTTCGACCTCTTTGCGTTTCACTACGCGGGCCAGCGCACTGACCAGGTCCCAGAGTTCGACTTCCTTGATGAGATCCTCTGCAGGATCCTTGCCTGATTTGGGCCGTTCATCTGACAAACGGGGATAGCGTTCCTGCCATTCGGCAGCATGTTCTTCCAGAGCGTTCGCTGCATCTTTGAACTTCTTGTATTCCAGCAACTGCTGAATCAGATCGCTGCGGGGATCGTCAATCACTTCCGCAATTTCTTCTTCTTCCGCCCGGGGAAGTACCATCCGGCTTTTGATTTCCGCCAGGGTACTCGCCATCACCAGAAAGTCACCCACCAGATCCAGATCAATCAGTTCCAGCACGTCTAGAAACTCATTGAAGGATGACGTAATCGTAGCCACAGGCAGGTCCAGAATGTCGAGCTCATTCCGCCGGATCAGGTACAACAGCAGGTCCAATGGACCACTGTATATCTGCAACTCGACCTTATATTGGGCACTCGTCATAAGTTTGGTTCGGGCTCTGTCACGTAATATCGTCAGGGCAACATTACGATAACCTGTTCTCTGTCAGCGGGTTAGAATACTTATTTCAATTCAGGCGATGGGCGATTTTTCGTCAGACTTCGCGCACACCAGCCTGCTATGATCGTTATCGTCAGATTAACCGTCACAAATTGAAACTTTCCCCAGCTTCGGAGGGGAAAAGAAAAATCGGCAAGTCCTGATGACTTGCCGATTTTGATTCATCGTTTTCCGATGACACAAAGCTGAAGCACCTTAAGTTCCTCTCAGCGATTTCATCCTGAACAATCGCTGGAGAAGTGCCTCCGTGATCCATTTCGGAATCACGCTGCTTTGCGGACAGGCATTTGCAGAATTTGTGGTTCTGGCTCTTCGCAGGCAGCCAGGAAGTTTTCGAAGACCTGCATATCCAGAGCGGAAGCAGAATGATTCTGCGGGTGCCACTGCACGCCGACACAGAACCAATCTTCATCAGGTACTTCGATCGCTTCAACAACACCATCCGGTGCTGTTGCAGAAACCACAAACATTTTGGAAACATATTTCACAGCCATGTGATGCTGGCTGTTCACCCGAATTTCTCCGGGACCATACATTTTATCAACGCGGGTACCAGGTACGATATCAATGATATGTCGCAGGTTAGCTTCAACACCATCACGGTGATACATGGCACCGGGAACATCTTCAGTGACATGCTGATGCAGTGTTCCACCACTGATGACATTCATCAGTTGCATACCAGCTCCGATGGCCAATAACGGCATTTTCATTTCCATGGCCATGGTGCAGACACGACGATCAAAGTCTTCACGACGCAGGGGCATGGCGCGGGAAGCAGGGTGTTTTTCGAATCCCAGGCGAATCGGATCCAGGTCCAGAGCACAACCCGAAAGTACCAGACCGTCCAGTTGTTCGAGCATTTGTTTCAAGTCATCGTCATCAGCCAGCGGGGGAACCATGACGGGAATTCCGCCGGCATCGGTCACTGAGTCATAGTAGCCAGTGTAGAACCAGCTCAGTGCCTGTGTCTGTTTTTGCTCGGGGCGAAAGTCTCCGGTAATTCCGATCAGAGGTTTTTTTGACATCGAATCCATCCTTCACTTCAAGTGCACTTCCTGTGCGGTCAAAACGGGTTGGGGAGGTAACGGGATATCCCCAAAAACCGGGGACCGGAGAAAGCAGAGCGATACGCTAACGAAGTGCGTTCGAGCGGATGAAATATCCCCCCTGTCGAACGAATAGAAAATAGAATCCATTCTCTTCTAGCGGTCCGTTCCTTCGGTCCGTGTCGGACTGATGTGAATCAGTCCGTTTGAATGTCGTCTGTGAGTCAGTTCGAATCATTCAAGTGGGGGGATCTTAGTACCCTGTCTGGAGGCTGTCCAGCGAATCGATCATTTTGAGCGATTATTTTTTCAAGTTGCAGATCAGACACCATATCTTGTGCCTTGGCTGTTTCGCACACCTGAATTTGCATCACAAATCGATCTTTTTCCCAGAATTCTTTTAAAACTGGGGTTTTGCCTGCTAAAGGCCGGCAGGGTTAAGCCGACTCTAGCGCATCATTCTGTTGATTTGACTCTGTCGACAACGCCGGCAGAGCAGACGCACCAATGGCTGCCAGCAACAGGCAGGGAATTATCGCATAAAAGGCTAGATGGGGAGCCCCCAATGAAACAAAATGACTGGTAATTTTAGCCTGAATCATTCCGCCATCTCCCCAGGCCATACCCATCGTAATTGCTGAAGCAACACCACCACCTTTGGGAAACAGTTGATGAGAATAGGAAACCATCGCTGGACTCGTCCCCCACAACACCAGCCCACTGGGGACCAGCAGAAGCGTCATCAACCATGTGGGACAGCCTTCCCAGCCCAACACCAGCATCAGCGGAATTCCCAACAGCGGACAGGCAATCATAAACGCTTTTTCGTGACCGGATTTGAACCGGAACGCCATCAGTAACATGCCGACACTGGCAGAAAACAGAAAAACGGATTGCACTAACCCAATTTGAAAAGCAGAAACATTCTGATCTTTTAGAATGAAAGAAATCAGTTTGTCCATCGCCATGTTTGGAACCAGCCTCAATGAACAGACCATAAACAGGAACAGGGCCAGAGAGATTTTTCCTTCCAGCATATGATAGAGCGATTGAGGTTTCTGAGTTTTATCGCGTTGGAACAGTTTCGCTGGTGGTTTTCCAACGAAGTGTAGAATCAGGATTAAGCCGGCATACAGCGGAGCCAGGATCCAGACACTTTTCAAGCCCCAGGTTGAAACAATGGCACCACAGGCAATCGGTCCCAGGGCCAGTCCCATCGCGCCACCAAACATGAATAGCGACAAACTCCGTGTCCGGCGTTCGGGGATCAGAGCTCCCGCGACCACAGCAGCCTCGGGATGAAAAGAACCGATGCCCACTCCACCCAGCAATAAAGCCACACACAATACCGCGACATCGGGAGCAGGTCCGACCAGAGGCATCATGATCGCCCCCAGCACAGGACCAATCCATAAAATTGAGGGGATTGGATATCGATCGCGAATATAGCCGAAAACGGGTTGCGCCAGCGAAGAAGCCAGTGCATGAATTGTCAAAACCAGAAACAATGCGTTTTCCGAAAGCGAGTGTACCCGTTCCAGTTCCCCCCAGAGGGGACCGACCACAATGGCGGAGGCATCAACGATGATGTGCGTGAGCGTGAGACAGATCAGACAGCGATAAGCGTAGGGCATTTTGAGACAGAATTTCGAGGCAGGGGATCTAACACGAGGACAGCTGATATTCTACTGATGTGCCCCGTGAAATGGAAATCGGCTGCCCTGGACCAGTCTGAGTTTTGATATGTTTTCGGCACGTGATATACAGGGATGATGCATTGTGATTTTAAGAAAAACAGGCTATACCAGCAGAAGTTCAGTGACTCAACCTTCGATTCAGGAAAGATGGATACTTGGAAACAGCGGCAGAATGGTCCTTTGACTCAACCAGTGAAGCAGATACCCGGCGTTTAGGGGCACTGTTGGCCGTTCAACTGGTTCCAGGCACGGTCATTGCCCTGAATGGGAATCTAGGTGCCGGCAAAACTCGCCTCGTCCAGGCGATTTCCGCGGCACTGGGAGTCGATCCTGCTGAAGTAAACAGCCCCACCTTTGTACTTGTGCAAGAGTACGAAGGTCAACTTCCTCTCTACCACTTCGATACCTATCGTCTTAAAGATACAGACGAATTCCTCGAACTGGGAGCGGACGAACTATTGTATGCAGAGGGAGTTTGCCTGATTGAATGGGCGGAAAAAGTTTCAGAAGTGCTGCCCCGTGATGTCTTGCAGATCACGATCACACACGTCTCAGAAACCGCACGCCGCTTCGAATTCAGTGGACAGGGGCCCCGTTCAACCAGGATCATCTCCGCTCTGAAAACGCCAGGCTGAAACCATAACACAATATTGCCGCAGGGGCAGGGAGGCCAGACATGACAAATCCAGCTGAGGACAAACTTCTTGTTACAGGTGCGACCGGACTGGTAGGCAGCCAGGTGATCCAGCGGGCGATAGCACTCGGTAAACCAGTCACCGCTCTGGTCCGCTCTGTGGAGCAGGCGACATTCCTGCAAGAGCAGGGGGCAGAACTGATTGAAGGCGACCTGACCCGTCCCGAAACCCTTCAAGGAAAGCTCTCGGACATTACCCAGGTCGTACATACTGCCGCCAAAGTGGGAGACTGGGGTAGGGTCGATGAATACCGTCAGACCAACGTTACCGGCTTAATGAACCTGATCGCAGCTCTCCAGGAACAATGTACATTAAAGCGATTGATCCATATCAGCTCCCTGGGCGTTTATGCAGCCCGTGATCATCATGGCACCGATGAAACCGAGCCCCCTCATGCATCCGG
This genomic stretch from Gimesia sp. harbors:
- a CDS encoding MFS transporter; translation: MPYAYRCLICLTLTHIIVDASAIVVGPLWGELERVHSLSENALFLVLTIHALASSLAQPVFGYIRDRYPIPSILWIGPVLGAIMMPLVGPAPDVAVLCVALLLGGVGIGSFHPEAAVVAGALIPERRTRSLSLFMFGGAMGLALGPIACGAIVSTWGLKSVWILAPLYAGLILILHFVGKPPAKLFQRDKTQKPQSLYHMLEGKISLALFLFMVCSLRLVPNMAMDKLISFILKDQNVSAFQIGLVQSVFLFSASVGMLLMAFRFKSGHEKAFMIACPLLGIPLMLVLGWEGCPTWLMTLLLVPSGLVLWGTSPAMVSYSHQLFPKGGGVASAITMGMAWGDGGMIQAKITSHFVSLGAPHLAFYAIIPCLLLAAIGASALPALSTESNQQNDALESA
- the uvrB gene encoding excinuclease ABC subunit UvrB, with the translated sequence MSVFQLQSDFQPSGDQPRAIDGLVKGIKEGKSDQVLLGVTGSGKTFTMANVIAELGRPALILSHNKTLAAQLYSEFKEFFPNNAVTYFVSYYDYYQPEAYIPQRDIYIEKDASINDEIDRLRLLATSALVSRRDVIVVASVSCIYGLGSPKDYLEMMIPLRVGEEIDRDDMLRRLVDIQYDRNNVELARARFRVRGDVVECWPAYEEFAYRIEFWGDEIENLAVIDPLTGEVLRTVKEAYIYPAKHFVLPQERIESAITEIQTELDERLQVLQSEGKLLESQRLSARTRYDMELLEEVGFCPGIENYSRALAGRKPGSPPDTLLDFFPDDFLLFVDESHVTVSQIRAMFAGDRSRKTNLVDHGFRLPMALDNRPLTFEEWNERRKQTVFVSATPGDWELQRVEGEVVEQVIRPTGLIDPAIRIVPARGQVPHLKEEILKRVEVNERVLVTTLTKRLAEDLSSYFQEEGIRCAWLHSELDAFERVEILRGLREQKYDVVVGINLLREGLDIPEVSLVAILDADKEGFLRSETSLIQTIGRSARHVNAEVILYADRVTPSMQSAIQETDRRRAIQEEYNREHNITPETIRKAIKRGIEDEIEARQFVRESVGFSDESEYITQEFLNELESEMLEAAEKLEFERAALLRDRIDDLKKSGGKATKSASGKSSSRGGKKGKGQRRRR
- the tsaE gene encoding tRNA (adenosine(37)-N6)-threonylcarbamoyltransferase complex ATPase subunit type 1 TsaE; protein product: METAAEWSFDSTSEADTRRLGALLAVQLVPGTVIALNGNLGAGKTRLVQAISAALGVDPAEVNSPTFVLVQEYEGQLPLYHFDTYRLKDTDEFLELGADELLYAEGVCLIEWAEKVSEVLPRDVLQITITHVSETARRFEFSGQGPRSTRIISALKTPG
- a CDS encoding gamma-glutamyl-gamma-aminobutyrate hydrolase family protein gives rise to the protein MSKKPLIGITGDFRPEQKQTQALSWFYTGYYDSVTDAGGIPVMVPPLADDDDLKQMLEQLDGLVLSGCALDLDPIRLGFEKHPASRAMPLRREDFDRRVCTMAMEMKMPLLAIGAGMQLMNVISGGTLHQHVTEDVPGAMYHRDGVEANLRHIIDIVPGTRVDKMYGPGEIRVNSQHHMAVKYVSKMFVVSATAPDGVVEAIEVPDEDWFCVGVQWHPQNHSASALDMQVFENFLAACEEPEPQILQMPVRKAA
- a CDS encoding segregation/condensation protein A, yielding MTSAQYKVELQIYSGPLDLLLYLIRRNELDILDLPVATITSSFNEFLDVLELIDLDLVGDFLVMASTLAEIKSRMVLPRAEEEEIAEVIDDPRSDLIQQLLEYKKFKDAANALEEHAAEWQERYPRLSDERPKSGKDPAEDLIKEVELWDLVSALARVVKRKEVEEESSITYDDTPISTYVERIGARVRQEGKLAFSAFFEGEKLRSRITGIFLAILELLRHHHFRADQPEDYGEIWIMAPLPETQDSDSAPIAETTDASVTEHAEEEVASVETNAPEMVQTAQVEVEALPESGETEPDQVALDAAPEDESAVSDQPEVGLSDDTDPESLHPEA